Below is a genomic region from Deinococcus misasensis DSM 22328.
CGACCAGCACTGACCATGCAGAACAAATTGAAGTGGGTGGACACCCCAGGAATGAACGGAATTTGGGGCCTCAGCAAACGGTGGCTGGCACCCAGACGGACAACCTCTCTGGATTTGGGGTGGGCTTTCCGCAGGGTTTGCCTGCGGGCAGCGGCTTCAAGGGCCAACACGTTGGTGGCATCCGAAACCACTTCCATGCCTCGCACGGTGGACACCGACCAATTCTGGTCCACGCCCGCCACCACCGAACAGGTGCCCAGAGGGGTCACAGGGGACAAATCGAGCACTTCCACTTCCTCTGGCAAGGTGTCAAAGAGTGTGGTTTCCCAGTTCAGTAGTTGTCTGGGGCTGACCTGTGCAGGCTTCACAAATCGGTTTTGCTGATATTCCGCAAGTACCTGAGCCGCTGACCGCCTGTGGGCCTGCTGGCGGTATACTTCCAGCAGCAATGATGTGAGGTCGGTGGGAGCAAGATCTGAAGCCAGTTTTTGAACCAGACCCGGTAACCCAAGTTCTTTTTCGATGCGGTCAATCAAGCCCATGGTGGTGCCTCCTGCCTTCCGGGGTTGAGGGAAGGTTTCACCATCACAACAGTTTCTTTGTTTCGTCACAATACGCATCTTCAGTTAAAAACATCCGCTGATCACCACCAAGAGCGGTGTTCTGACCGCTCTTGGAGAACACCGCCCGAGCAGCAAATGAGTGCGTGTTGGACTTCAGATCTTCAGGTCTTCAGCAACCCGAGCAGTTCATCATGCAGGTGACCGTTGCTGGCCAGCAAGGAACCTCCCAGCACAAAAGGTTCACCAGAAACGGCAGTGACTTTGCCTCCGGCCTCCTCCACAAGCAGGGAACCTGCTGCAGTGTCCCACGGTGCCAATTTGAGGTCCCAGTAAGCGTCCAGCCTGCCTGCTGCGATGTAGGCAAGGGTCAGGGTGGAACTGCTGTAACGGCGCACCGACAATCCCTTGTGGATCAGGGTGGTGAACTGCTGCAAGGCCACCTCTTTCAGGTGGCCCTGTCTGGAGAAACCTGTGGCAATGGCCAGAGGGTCCTGCATCGAGGCAAAAGCACTGACCTGAATGGGTTCGCCGTTCAGGAAGGCCCCTTTGCCTCGAATTGCGGTGAACATTTCTTCTCTGGAGGGGTCGAACACCACTCCGGCTTGCATCTGGCCATCCACCTCGAAGCCAATGCTGACCCCACTCATGGGCAGGCCGCGCACATAGTTGTGGGTGCCGTCCAGAGGGTCCACAATCCAGCGGAAACGGCTTTCTCCAGTGCTGCCCCCCTCTTCACCCAGAATGGCATGCTCTGGGGCATTTTGGTGCAAGATCTGGCGGATGGTGGCTTCACATTCCTGATCCACTTCGGTGACGAGGTCGTTGAAGTGGCTTTTTTGCTGGATGTTTTTCAGTTGCTGCTGGCCTGCCTGTTGCAGTTTTCCCGCGGCCTGTGCAGCCAGAGTGGCGATTTGGAGGGCTTCTTGTGCGTGCATGCCTCAATTATCGAAGTCCTGTGCATGAAGAAGATCAGCCTTCAGGAAGTTGCTTAGATGACCCGGTGATGGTTTGCTTTGCCAGACGGCAAAGGCACTTGAGAGAAGGTTCAGGTTTGCCCATTTTCTGAATGGGGTCCTGAACATTGTGGGAAATCCACAAGCATGGATTGTGCACTTTCTGCGCATAATGCACCGTCTGCCCATGGGCATTGGGGAAATCCCTTAGATGCATCCAAAAGGGCAGCAAACGCAGATCAACCCACAGGAAACACTGAAGAAATTGCAGTTCAGAAATCACAGCTCAGGGATCACATCGAACATTTCATGGGTTTGGACATTTGAGGAGGATGGATTGACATGTGGAGACGCTGGGGCCTTTCAGGCCTGAATCATCTGTCATTGTTTTTGGGATTGCTGGTGGTGGGCAGTCTGGCCGCTCTGGTGTTCGTGCTGCTGGTGCCTGCGTGGCAAGAACAACCCGAGGTGGTGTATCAGGTGCTGCTGGCCCTGATTCTGC
It encodes:
- a CDS encoding inositol monophosphatase family protein, translating into MHAQEALQIATLAAQAAGKLQQAGQQQLKNIQQKSHFNDLVTEVDQECEATIRQILHQNAPEHAILGEEGGSTGESRFRWIVDPLDGTHNYVRGLPMSGVSIGFEVDGQMQAGVVFDPSREEMFTAIRGKGAFLNGEPIQVSAFASMQDPLAIATGFSRQGHLKEVALQQFTTLIHKGLSVRRYSSSTLTLAYIAAGRLDAYWDLKLAPWDTAAGSLLVEEAGGKVTAVSGEPFVLGGSLLASNGHLHDELLGLLKT